Proteins encoded by one window of Lycium barbarum isolate Lr01 chromosome 11, ASM1917538v2, whole genome shotgun sequence:
- the LOC132617629 gene encoding probable tyrosine-protein phosphatase DSP4 isoform X1, with protein sequence MKQDTTVASAADTCKTIIEVAVIERQQHPLIQPRDVKLSPVPTADDFDFKNFSCGDEDGEEQDFFIPPLNFAMVDNGIFRSGFPDVDNFPFLQTLALRSIIYLCPEPYPEANMEFLKANDIRLFQFGIKNCKEPFVTIPEEKIREALGVLIDVRNHPVLIHCKRGKHRTGCLVGCLRKLQKWCLTSVFDEYQRFAAAKARVSDQRFMELFDPSSFKQQSLSFSCSKRGRARSLRPVLHANYG encoded by the exons ATGAAACAAGACACAACCGTTGCTTCAGCAGCTGACACGTGTAAAACAATCATCGAAGTCGCGGTAATTGAACGGCAACAACACCCGCTTATTCAGCCAAGAGATGTCAAGCTTTCTCCTGTCCCCACTGCCGACGATTTTGACTTTAAAAACTTCAGTTGCGGTGATGAAGATGGGGAAGAGCAAGACTTTTTCATTCCTCCTCTCAATTTTGCTATGGTGGATAATGGCATTTTCCGGTCCGGCTTCCCTGACGTAGATAACTTCCCTTTTCTTCAAACTCTTGCCCTTCGTTCCATCAT ATACCTGTGTCCAGAGCCATATCCAGAAGCAAATATGGAGTTTCTCAAGGCAAATGATATTCGCTTGTTTCAGTTCGGAATTAAAAACTGTAAA GAACCTTTTGTAACTATTCCAGAAGAGAAAATTCGTGAAGCATTGGGGGTTCTAATAG ATGTTAGAAATCACCCGGTGTTGATCCACTGCAAACGTGGGAAG CACCGAACTGGTTGCCTTGTTGGATGCTTGAGAAAATTGCAGAAGTGGTGCCTAACTTCTGTGTTCGACGAGTACCAGCGTTTTGCTGCTGCCAAAGCAAGAGTGTCAGATCAGAGGTTTATGGAGCTTTTTGATCCATCCAGCTTCAAACAACAGTCGTTGTCGTTTTCGTGTTCAAAGAG GGGTAGAGCTCGTTCTCTCCGTCCGGTTCTTCATGCCAACTATGGTTAA
- the LOC132617629 gene encoding probable tyrosine-protein phosphatase DSP4 isoform X2, which produces MKQDTTVASAADTCKTIIEVAVIERQQHPLIQPRDVKLSPVPTADDFDFKNFSCGDEDGEEQDFFIPPLNFAMVDNGIFRSGFPDVDNFPFLQTLALRSIIYLCPEPYPEANMEFLKANDIRLFQFGIKNCKEPFVTIPEEKIREALGVLIDVRNHPVLIHCKRGKHRTGCLVGCLRKLQKWCLTSVFDEYQRFAAAKARVSDQRFMELFDPSSFKQQSLSFSCSKR; this is translated from the exons ATGAAACAAGACACAACCGTTGCTTCAGCAGCTGACACGTGTAAAACAATCATCGAAGTCGCGGTAATTGAACGGCAACAACACCCGCTTATTCAGCCAAGAGATGTCAAGCTTTCTCCTGTCCCCACTGCCGACGATTTTGACTTTAAAAACTTCAGTTGCGGTGATGAAGATGGGGAAGAGCAAGACTTTTTCATTCCTCCTCTCAATTTTGCTATGGTGGATAATGGCATTTTCCGGTCCGGCTTCCCTGACGTAGATAACTTCCCTTTTCTTCAAACTCTTGCCCTTCGTTCCATCAT ATACCTGTGTCCAGAGCCATATCCAGAAGCAAATATGGAGTTTCTCAAGGCAAATGATATTCGCTTGTTTCAGTTCGGAATTAAAAACTGTAAA GAACCTTTTGTAACTATTCCAGAAGAGAAAATTCGTGAAGCATTGGGGGTTCTAATAG ATGTTAGAAATCACCCGGTGTTGATCCACTGCAAACGTGGGAAG CACCGAACTGGTTGCCTTGTTGGATGCTTGAGAAAATTGCAGAAGTGGTGCCTAACTTCTGTGTTCGACGAGTACCAGCGTTTTGCTGCTGCCAAAGCAAGAGTGTCAGATCAGAGGTTTATGGAGCTTTTTGATCCATCCAGCTTCAAACAACAGTCGTTGTCGTTTTCGTGTTCAAAGAGGTAA